One segment of Bacteroidota bacterium DNA contains the following:
- a CDS encoding SprB repeat-containing protein → MCSATVSEPSQLAATCSAGDATCGASNGSVSVAASGGTAPYTYVWSNGSTDASVSGGSRYLYSNGNRC, encoded by the coding sequence ATGTGCAGCGCAACAGTAAGTGAGCCGAGTCAGTTGGCAGCAACCTGCAGTGCAGGCGATGCCACTTGTGGAGCATCAAACGGTAGCGTAAGCGTAGCAGCCTCAGGCGGCACGGCACCATACACGTATGTATGGAGCAACGGCTCAACCGATGCCAGCGTAAGCGGCGGGAGCAGGTATCTATACAGCAACGGTAACCGATGCTAA